A genomic segment from Phragmites australis chromosome 6, lpPhrAust1.1, whole genome shotgun sequence encodes:
- the LOC133921357 gene encoding aspartyl protease family protein At5g10770-like isoform X2, with translation MTEVSVGPQRNGTSAVLRLTHRHGPCAPSRTSSLATPSVADTLRADQRRAEYILRRVSGAGGQQLWGSKAAATVPANWGYNIGSLNYVVTVSLGTPGVTQTLEVDTGSDLSWVQCKPCAASSCYSQKDPLFDPTQTSSYAAVPCGGSACAGLGIYADGCSGAQCGYVISYGDGSNTTGVYSSDTLTLTAKDAVEGFFFGCGHAQNGLFSGIDGLLGLGRQELSLVEQTAGTYGGVFSYCLPTTPTSTGYLTLGRPSGAPGFSTTQLLSSPSAPTYYIVMLTGISVGGQQLSVPASVFAGGTVVDSGTVITRLPPTAYAALRSAFSSGMASYGYPAAPPNGILDTCYNFTGYGSATLPTVALAFSGGATVTLGADGILSFGCLAFAASSGGDGGMAILGNVQQRSFEVRIDGVSVGFKPSSC, from the exons ATGACCGAG GTTTCAGTTGGGCCACAGCGCAACGGCACGTCGGCCGTGCTGCGGCTGACGCACCGGCACGGGCCGTGCGCCCCCTCGCGGACGTCCTCGCTGGCGACCCCGTCGGTCGCTGACACACTGCGCGCGGACCAGCGGCGCGCGGAGTACATACTAAGGAGGGTGTCGGGTGCCGGCGGGCAGCAGCTGTGGGGTTCcaaggcggcggcgacggtgccGGCGAACTGGGGGTACAACATCGGCTCGCTGAACTACGTGGTGACGGTGAGCCTCGGCACGCCGGGCGTGACGCAGACGCTGGAAGTGGACACCGGCAGCGACCTGTCGTGGGTGCAGTGCAAGCCATGCGCCGCGTCGTCGTGCTACAGCCAGAAGGACCCACTCTTCGACCCCACCCAGACGTCGTCCTACGCCGCCGTGCCGTGTGGCGGGTCCGCGTGCGCCGGGCTGGGCATCTACGCGGACGGCTGCTCGGGGGCGCAGTGCGGGTACGTGATCAGCTACGGCGACGGGTCCAACACCACGGGCGTGTACAGCTCCGATACGCTGACGCTGACGGCAAAGGACGCGGTGGAGGGGTTCTTCTTCGGCTGCGGCCACGCGCAGAACGGGCTGTTCAGCGGCATCGACGGGCTCCTCGGCCTCGGTCGCCAGGAGCTGTCGCTGGTGGAGCAGACGGCGGGCACCTACGGCGGGGTCTTCTCGTACTGCCTCCCGACGACGCCGACTAGCACGGGTTATCTGACGCTGGGCAGGCCGAGCGGCGCGCCGGGCTTCTCCACGACGCAGCTGCTGTCGTCGCCGAGCGCGCCGACGTACTACATCGTGATGCTGACGGGCATCAGCGTCGGCGGGCAGCAGCTGAGCGTGCCGGCTTCCGTGTTCGCGGGGGGCACGGTGGTGGACTCCGGCACCGTCATCACGCGCCTTCCCCCCACGGCCTACGCCGCGCTGCGGTCCGCGTTCAGCAGCGGCATGGCGTCGTACGGGTACCCGGCCGCGCCGCCGAACGGGATCCTGGACACGTGCTACAACTTCACCGGGTACGGCAGCGCGACGCTGCCGACCGTGGCGCTCGCGTTCAGCGGCGGCGCGACCGTGACGCTGGGCGCCGACGGGATCCTGTCGTTCGGGTGCCTCGCGTTCGCTGccagcagcggcggcgacggcggtaTGGCCATCCTCGGGAACGTGCAGCAGCGCTCGTTCGAGGTGCGCATCGACGGCGTCTCCGTCGGGTTCAAGCCCAGCTCCTGCTGA
- the LOC133920397 gene encoding uncharacterized protein LOC133920397, with product MESLGAYKKATAALDEAARARLRGPFVSDTAPSSTPPGHAGADDDLLDLVDEFYNGCSEFGVVAKEAVATRSAEWKETLRETLADAAADVAAARIRAEVERAVREAVPAVVGGSGIRKRVVERLRARGFDAGLCRSSWERSSSITAPDAHEYVDVTVPSASRYIVEVNVAAEFEIVRPSAEYRDLLSSLPPVLVARPEAFKELAAAMCAAAAESIRGAGMHVPPWRRARYVQAKWSGQYERVEAVAPVATTRARPEAGSRAVVHARRPGGRKNCGMEMGRQEVAMGREAMVSVRPLFRGL from the exons ATGGAGTCGTTGGGTGCGTACAAGAAGGCAACGGCGGCGCTGGACGAGGCAGCGAGGGCGCGGCTGCGGGGCCCGTTCGTCAGCGACACCGCGCCCTCGTCGACACCACCCGGGCACGCGGGCGCCGACGACGACCTGCTGGATTTGGTGGACGAGTTCTACAACGGATGCAGCGAGTTCGGCGTCGTCGCCAAGGAAGCCGTGGCGACGCGGTCAGCCGAGTGGAAGGAAACGCTGCGCGAGACGctggcggacgcggcggcagaCGTGGCAGCTGCACGAATCCGCGCCGAGGTGGAGCGAGCCGTCCGGGAAGCCGTGCCGGCCGTGGTTGGCGGCAGCGGGATTAGGAAGCGCGTCGTGGAACGGCTACGGGCGAGGGGGTTCGACGCCG GTCTCTGCAGATCGTCGTGGGAAAGAAGCAGCAGCATCACCGCGCCGGACGCGCACGAGTACGTAGACGTGACGGTGCCGTCTGCATCTCGCTACATCGTGGAGGTCAACGTCGCCGCCGAGTTCGAGATCGTGAGGCCGAGCGCCGAGTACCGGGACCTCCTCTCGTCCCTCCCTCCGGTGCTCGTGGCGAGGCCGGAGGCTTTCAAGGAACTCGCCGCGGCAATGTGCGCCGCTGCGGCGGAGTCCATCCGTGGCGCGGGCATGCACGTGCCGCCGTGGAGGCGGGCGCGCTACGTGCAGGCCAAGTGGTCCGGCCAGTACGAGAGAGTAGAAGCCGTGGCGCCGGTGGCCACGACGAGGGCACGACCGGAAGCAGGATCGAGGGCGGTAGTGCACGCCCGGCGTCCCGGCGGCCGGAAGAATTGTGGAATGGAGATGGGGCGCCAGGAGGTGGCCATGGGACGGGAGGCAATGGTTAGCGTGAGGCCATTGTTCAGAGGATTGTGA
- the LOC133921357 gene encoding aspartyl protease family protein At5g10770-like isoform X1, producing MSSPMVRRAIVLSLLFAGLGFLPYCRGAAEAPAYVTVSAASFTPGSTCNAPDDRVGPQRNGTSAVLRLTHRHGPCAPSRTSSLATPSVADTLRADQRRAEYILRRVSGAGGQQLWGSKAAATVPANWGYNIGSLNYVVTVSLGTPGVTQTLEVDTGSDLSWVQCKPCAASSCYSQKDPLFDPTQTSSYAAVPCGGSACAGLGIYADGCSGAQCGYVISYGDGSNTTGVYSSDTLTLTAKDAVEGFFFGCGHAQNGLFSGIDGLLGLGRQELSLVEQTAGTYGGVFSYCLPTTPTSTGYLTLGRPSGAPGFSTTQLLSSPSAPTYYIVMLTGISVGGQQLSVPASVFAGGTVVDSGTVITRLPPTAYAALRSAFSSGMASYGYPAAPPNGILDTCYNFTGYGSATLPTVALAFSGGATVTLGADGILSFGCLAFAASSGGDGGMAILGNVQQRSFEVRIDGVSVGFKPSSC from the exons ATGAGCTCCCCCATGGTGCGCCGCGCAATCGTCTTGTCACTATTATTCGCCGGCCTCGGTTTCTTGCCCTACTGCCGTGGCGCCGCGGAGGCGCCGGCCTACGTCACCGTCTCCGCCGCCAGCTTTACGCCGGGCTCAACGTGCAACGCCCCCGATGACCGAG TTGGGCCACAGCGCAACGGCACGTCGGCCGTGCTGCGGCTGACGCACCGGCACGGGCCGTGCGCCCCCTCGCGGACGTCCTCGCTGGCGACCCCGTCGGTCGCTGACACACTGCGCGCGGACCAGCGGCGCGCGGAGTACATACTAAGGAGGGTGTCGGGTGCCGGCGGGCAGCAGCTGTGGGGTTCcaaggcggcggcgacggtgccGGCGAACTGGGGGTACAACATCGGCTCGCTGAACTACGTGGTGACGGTGAGCCTCGGCACGCCGGGCGTGACGCAGACGCTGGAAGTGGACACCGGCAGCGACCTGTCGTGGGTGCAGTGCAAGCCATGCGCCGCGTCGTCGTGCTACAGCCAGAAGGACCCACTCTTCGACCCCACCCAGACGTCGTCCTACGCCGCCGTGCCGTGTGGCGGGTCCGCGTGCGCCGGGCTGGGCATCTACGCGGACGGCTGCTCGGGGGCGCAGTGCGGGTACGTGATCAGCTACGGCGACGGGTCCAACACCACGGGCGTGTACAGCTCCGATACGCTGACGCTGACGGCAAAGGACGCGGTGGAGGGGTTCTTCTTCGGCTGCGGCCACGCGCAGAACGGGCTGTTCAGCGGCATCGACGGGCTCCTCGGCCTCGGTCGCCAGGAGCTGTCGCTGGTGGAGCAGACGGCGGGCACCTACGGCGGGGTCTTCTCGTACTGCCTCCCGACGACGCCGACTAGCACGGGTTATCTGACGCTGGGCAGGCCGAGCGGCGCGCCGGGCTTCTCCACGACGCAGCTGCTGTCGTCGCCGAGCGCGCCGACGTACTACATCGTGATGCTGACGGGCATCAGCGTCGGCGGGCAGCAGCTGAGCGTGCCGGCTTCCGTGTTCGCGGGGGGCACGGTGGTGGACTCCGGCACCGTCATCACGCGCCTTCCCCCCACGGCCTACGCCGCGCTGCGGTCCGCGTTCAGCAGCGGCATGGCGTCGTACGGGTACCCGGCCGCGCCGCCGAACGGGATCCTGGACACGTGCTACAACTTCACCGGGTACGGCAGCGCGACGCTGCCGACCGTGGCGCTCGCGTTCAGCGGCGGCGCGACCGTGACGCTGGGCGCCGACGGGATCCTGTCGTTCGGGTGCCTCGCGTTCGCTGccagcagcggcggcgacggcggtaTGGCCATCCTCGGGAACGTGCAGCAGCGCTCGTTCGAGGTGCGCATCGACGGCGTCTCCGTCGGGTTCAAGCCCAGCTCCTGCTGA
- the LOC133921356 gene encoding aspartyl protease family protein At5g10770-like codes for MAQPTTSHMLQHCLGRKKRSAMASVSKLLLLLLCSYHSLTAHARDDLSYKVLATGSVKPEAVCPEPKAVPSSAGATVPLHHRHGPCSPVNSTKMPTLEEMLRRDQLRAAYIRRKFSGAKAGAGDVQQSDATVPTTLGSSLQTLEYVITVGIGSPAVTQTMSIDTGSDVSWVQCKPCSQCHSQVDPLFDPSSSSTYSPFSCSSAACAQLGQEGNGCSSSQCQYIVRYGDGSSTTGTYSSDTLAFGSNAVKSFQFGCSQIESGLNDQTDGLMGLGGGAQSLVSQTASTFGSAFSYCLPPTPSSSGFLTLGAGTSGFVKTPMLRSSQLPTFYGVLLQAIMVGGKQLNVTTSVFSAGSIMDSGTIITRLPSTAYSALSSAFKDGMKQYPPAQPSGILDTCFDFNNQSSIRIPTVALVFSGGAVVNLDPNGIILGNCLAFADNGDDSSTGIIGNVQQRTFEVLYDVGGGAVGFRAGAC; via the exons ATGGCGCAACCAACGACATCTCATATGCTGCAACATTGCCTGGGAAGAAAGAAACGTTCAGCCATGGCCTCTGTTTCGAAGCTTCTGCTTCTCCTATTGTGCAGCTACCATTCTCTCACTGCTCATGCACGAGATGACCTCAGCTACAAGGTTCTTGCCACTGGCTCTGTCAAGCCTGAAGCCGTCTGCCCCGAGCCAAAAG CGGTTCCGTCTTCCGCTGGCGCAACGGTGCCGTTGCACCACCGGCACGGCCCGTGCTCCCCGGTGAACTCCACGAAGATGCCAACCTTGGAGGAGATGCTCCGGCGTGATCAGCTCCGAGCTGCCTACATCCGGCGGAAGTTCTCCGGCGCCAAGGCCGGCGCAGGTGACGTCCAGCAATCGGATGCCACCGTGCCGACCACACTGGGCTCCTCCCTGCAAACGTTGGAGTACGTGATTACCGTCGGCATCGGCTCGCCGGCCGTGACCCAGACCATGTCCATCGACACCGGCAGCGACGTGTCCTGGGTGCAGTGCAAACCCTGCTCACAATGCCACTCCCAGGTGGATCCACTCTTCGATCCCAGCTCGTCAAGCACGTACTCTCCGTTCTCCTGCAGCTCCGCCGCGTGCGCGCAGCTCGGCCAGGAGGGCAACGGCTGCTCGAGCTCCCAGTGCCAGTACATTGTCAGGTACGGCGACGGCTCTAGCACGACCGGGACGTACAGCTCCGACACGCTCGCTTTTGGCTCCAACGCCGTGAAGAGCTTCCAGTTCGGGTGCAGCCAGATCGAGTCGGGCTTAAACGACCAAACTGACGGGCTTATGGGGCTTGGCGGCGGCGCGCAGTCGCTCGTGTCGCAGACTGCGAGTACCTTCGGTAGCGCCTTCTCGTACTGCCTCCCGCCGACTCCAAGCTCTTCCGGTTTCCTCACGCTCGGCGCTGGAACTTCGGGCTTCGTAAAGACGCCGATGCTCAGGAGCAGCCAGCTCCCGACGTTCTACGGCGTGCTCCTTCAGGCCATCATGGTGGGCGGGAAGCAGCTCAACGTGACCACCTCGGTCTTCTCCGCAGGGTCGATCATGGACTCCGGCACGATCATCACGCGGCTGCCGTCGACGGCGTACTCGGCGCTGTCATCGGCGTTCAAGGACGGAATGAAGCAGTACCCGCCGGCGCAACCCAGCGGCATCCTCGACACATGCTTCGACTTCAACAACCAGAGCAGCATCAGAATACCGACCGTCGCGCTGGTATTCTCCGGTGGCGCAGTCGTCAACCTCGACCCGAACGGGATAATCTTGGGCAACTGCCTCGCCTTCGCTGATAACGGCGACGACAGCTCCACCGGCATCATCGGCAACGTACAGCAGCGGACGTTCGAGGTGCTGTACGACGTCGGAGGGGGTGCCGTGGGGTTCCGGGCTGGGGCTTGCTGA
- the LOC133921359 gene encoding PHD finger protein At3g20280-like: protein MGDAPAAAAPASAAGKRRRGDEGAGLRRVAEIVMVLAAAGEVRGGREPTAAERALVAEARERLSAAVAGGAVRPKDLFPGEAVRAVVEDLGLNRAKDPAAMGFRPPKASIADRLMLTKRKMEEVKEAPAQPTISTPQTIVSSGMSEFHGFNGASKFGVGAPRNPPAVAALAATAPLSSASLVALKPPGSSPVRPVANSSVVALPYSGPSHLKLEKDVNGPLNLARSGATIVYSNKSTQDTSARSNVNVVQSSNQLVKNQDTKPVAGNPVTGHRATPGVAFVPPKPTFANHNEIAKNVQQFLHQPTNHPSWTPPSTEYMHARLGCQMCKVAIIDADSLLVCDACERGVHLKCLQQYGNKGVPKAEWHCSACLTQSKGKPLPPKYGKVTRTVVASKAAPPVGGAQLSVQGSAENMAAKENHHKLAANGNLMKPISTQAGSILHNSNVLALSASTASSQSQLVSTLIGNAIKAETSSNEKEGTELPSSSTTQHNMKSPPNKRLRSGFSLNSVDSANDIMHGKQTSEMSGVKCPDNSFAVGAEAKIKSEAHSEPLPSRDEEMVDNSGTSLEQTCTVATEEKHRVQATFGPDEMKDAETTTDTGTSTDQGSDFPTEENLHSEATSEPHTINDVEMATNTGIPIEQSSSVAIEEKLQTDSEPHTVQDMEMGTNSAPQIDQSSNLATEEKPQSEPTSAISDLDLANAGIPTDQTQRSNGSTENGVKEPPSGEANEDKSGCNAASDHGSTQKVVPNGILCPENETLCVHEKEAVGVSAEAKEEVN from the exons ATGGGGGACgcccccgcggcggcggcgcccgctTCGGCCGCGGGGAAGAGGCGGCGCGGCGATGAAGGCGCAGGGCTGCGGCGGGTAGCGGAGATCGTGATGGTGCTCGCTGCGGCCGGGGAGGTGCGGGGCGGGAGGGAGCCCACGGCGGCGGAGCGGGCGCTCGTGGCGGAGGCGCGGGAGAGGCTGTCCGCCGCCGTCGCTGGGGGCGCGGTGCGTCCAAAGGATCTGTTCCCGGGGGAGGCCGTGCGCGCGGTCGTCGAGGATCTCGGGCTCAACCGCGCCAAGGACCCCGCCGCCATGGGGTTCCGCCCGCCCAAGGCCTCCATCGCCGACAGGCTGATGCTTACTAAGCGCAAG ATGGAAGAAGTAAAGGAAGCTCCAGCACAACCAACAATTAGCACACCTCAAACAATTGTCTCAAGTGGAATGTCTGAGTTCCACGGTTTTAATGGGGCTTCCAAGTTTGGTGTGGGAGCTCCTCGGAATCCACCAGCTGTTGCAGCCTTAGCTGCCACTGCCCCATTAAGCTCTGCATCCCTAGTTGCCTTGAAACCACCAGGATCATCTCCTGTAAGACCAGTTGCCAACTCCTCAGTTGTTGCCCTACCCTATTCTGGTCCATCACACCTTAAATTGGAGAAAGATGTTAATGGTCCTCTGAATTTAGCACGCAGCGGAG CAACGATTGTCTACTCAAACAAGTCAACTCAAGACACATCTGCTAGGTCCAATGTAAATGTTGTACAGAGTTCCAATCAGCTGGTGAAAAACCAGGACACAAAGCCAGTGGCAGGTAACCCCGTTACAGGGCATCGTGCCACACCAGGAGTGGCATTTGTTCCGCCAAAACCTACTTTTGCCAACCACAATGAAATAGCAAAGAATGTCCAGCAATTTCTGCACCAACCTACAAACCATCCTAGCTGGACTCCACCATCAACTGAGTACATGCATGCTCGCTTGGGCTGCCAAATGTGCAAAGTTGCTATCATTGATGCGGACAGTTTGCTTGTTTGTGATGCTTGTGAGAGAGGAGTACACTTGAAATGCCTTCAGCAGTATGGTAATAAGGGTGTTCCTAAAGCTGAGTGGCATTGTTCAGCATGCCTCACACAGAGTAAGGGCAAACCCCTGCCACCAAAATATGGCAAGGTTACAAGAACTGTTGTTGCATCGAAGGCTGCTCCACCTGTTGGTGGAGCACAACTTTCTGTGCAGGGATCAGCAGAAAACATGGCTGCAAAGGAGAATCACCATAAGTTGGCTGCAAATGGAAATCTTATGAAGCCAATCTCCACACAAGCTGGCAGCATTTTACACAATAGTAATGTATTGGCTCTGAGTGCTTCCACAGCTAGTTCGCAATCACAATTAGTTTCTACCTTAATCGGAAATGCTATTAAGGCTGAAACCTCCTCTAATGAAAAGGAAGGAACTGAGCTACCATCCAGTAGTACAACGCAGCATAATATGAAATCCCCTCCTAACAAAAGATTGAGAAGTGGTTTCTCTTTGAACTCTGTGGATTCAGCAAATGATATTATGCATGGCAAGCAAACTTCAGAAATGTCTGGGGTAAAATGTCCAGATAATTCTTTTGCTGTTGGTGCTGAAGCAAAGATCAAGTCCGAAGCACACTCTGAGCCCCTTCCGAGTAGAGATGAGGAAATGGTTGATAATAGTGGAACATCATTGGAACAAACTTGTACTGTTGCAACTGAAGAAAAGCACAGGGTACAAGCAACCTTCGGTCCAGATGAAATGAAAGATGCGGAGACAACTACCGACACTGGAACATCAACAGATCAAGGCAGCGACTTCCCTACTGAAGAAAATCTCCACAGCGAAGCAACTTCTGAGCCACACACAATCAATGATGTGGAGATGGCTACCAATACTGGAATACCAATAGAGCAAAGCAGCAGTGTTGCTATCGAAGAAAAGCTCCAGACAGACTCTGAGCCACATACCGTCCAAGATATGGAAATGGGTACCAACAGTGCACCACAAATAGATCAAAGCAGCAATCTTGCTACTGAAGAAAAACCCCAGTCTGAACCAACCTCTGCAATCAGTGATCTGGATCTAGCTAATGCTGGAATACCAACAGATCAAACACAGCGTTCAAATGGGTCAACTGAAAATGGAGTAAAAGAACCTCCCAGTGGAGAAGCAAATGAAGACAAATCTGGCTGTAATGCAGCCTCAGATCATGGCAGTACCCAAAAAGTAGTTCCAAATGGCATCTTATGTCCTGAAAATGAAACTTTATGCGTTCATGAAAAGGAAGCTGTGGGCGTCAGTGCagaagcaaaagaagaagtcaACTAG
- the LOC133920398 gene encoding BAG family molecular chaperone regulator 5, mitochondrial-like, producing the protein MGSYQYTSTSHFCFDSVDSSPKPKPACKPKTTVRIPITSPSGETQEKPPYAAAAAKIQAAFRGHLVRLHVAAVRSADAEATRLERLLRRQETVDAVRGDERERARFSEALMAALLRLDAVPGYYPAVRDTRRAVSRRVVGLQEVFDAVIAAPEAPTCGVPASLEQVLEGIWGTVEAPAAVAAEEVGRSGTCWGKFFRGA; encoded by the coding sequence ATGGGATCCTACCAGTACACCTCCACCTCGCACTTCTGCTTCGACTCCGTCGATTCCAGCCCCAAGCCCAAGCCCGCCTGCAAACCCAAGACGACCGTACGAATCCCCATCACATCCCCTTCGGGCGAGACTCAGGAGAAACCGCCATACGCGGCGGCGGCTGCCAAGATCCAGGCGGCCTTCCGTGGGCACCTGGTCCGGCTGCACGTCGCGGCCGTGCGCTCGGCCGACGCCGAGGCGACGCGGCTCGAGCGGCTGCTCAGACGGCAGGAGACCGTGGACGCCGTCCGCGGCGACGAGCGCGAGCGCGCGCGGTTCTCGGAGGCGCTCATGGCCGCGCTGCTGCGCCTCGACGCCGTGCCCGGGTACTACCCGGCCGTGCGGGACACGCGGCGCGCCGTGAGCCGCCGCGTGGTCGGCCTGCAGGAGGTGTTCGACGCCGTGATCGCGGCGCCTGAGGCCCCGACGTGCGGGGTCCCGGCGAGCCTGGAGCAGGTTCTTGAAGGTATCTGGGGCACCGTAGAGGCGCCGGCGGCGGTAGCGGCGGAGGAGGTCGGTAGGAGTGGTACATGCTGGGGAAAGTTTTTTAGGGGTGCCTAG